Within Thermococcus celer Vu 13 = JCM 8558, the genomic segment GCAGGGACGTGACCAAACTCAAGGGCGACGAGATGAAGTGGTTCAGGAGAAAGGCGCAGATAATGTTCCAGGACCCATACTCATCCCTTAACCCGAGACAGACTGTCTTCGAGATAATAATGGAGCCCGTCAGGTTCCACGGCATAGAGGTCGACGACCCCGAGGAGTTCGTGGTGAGGCTCCTCGAGAGCGTGGGACTGAACGAGATGCACCTCTACCGCTATCCCCACGAGTTCAGCGGCGGCCAGAGGCAGAGGATAGCCCTCGCGAGGCTTATGGCGCTCAAACCCGAGTTCATAGTCCTCGACGAGCCAACGTCCGCGCTGGACGTCTCGGTTCAGGCCAACATCCTCAACACCATGAAGGACCTCCAGAGAAAGTTCGGTTTCACCTACCTCTTCATCAGCCACGACCTCGGCGTGGTCAGGTACATGAGCCACAGAATAGGCGTTATGTACCTCGGAAAGCTCGTCGAGGTGGGCCCATCCAGGAAGGTATTCGAGAACCCCCTCCATCCGTACACCCGTTTCCTGCTCTCCGCCCTTCCGGTTCCCGACCCCGAGCTGGCCCGGGAGCTAAAGAAAAAGCGCATGAAGGTCGAGGGAGAACCACCGAGTCCCATAAACCCGCCGAAGGGATGCCGCTTCCACCCGAGGTGTCCCTACGCCAAGAAGGGACTCTGCGACGAGAAGGAGCCGCCCCTCATTGAGGTGGAGAAGGACCACTACGTGGCCTGCTGGCTCTACGGCAAGGCCTGAGGCCACCCTTTATCCCCACTTTTTAATTCACCCGTTTCACCCTCTGTTCTTCAACCGCAACCACTGGAGGGCCATCCCCGCGTTGGAGTCCACCCTGAAGAGCTCCCTGTACACCGGGTCGCTGACCTCCCGCCCGCTGACCTCCAGCTCAAGGAAGGCGTAGCCCAGTGGCCTCACCACAGCCCGCTCAAGGTCCGACGGGTTCTTCACCCCCAGCACCTTCCTCATTATCGCCAGGGCGAGGAGGGCTTCCCTGTTCCTCTCCGCCAGTTCCTCGTCCCTGTCCACGTGCCTCTGATGCCCCGTTGGTATCCCAAGGAGTCGCCAGAGGTTCCAGCGTCTCATGTGCTTTGTCCTCTCGTTGAAGCTCTCGCCGCTGAGCTCGCACAGCGTCAAGAAGAGGGAATTCAGGTACTCACCGAGCGATTCGATGTTGAGGAGGGCAGTCAC encodes:
- a CDS encoding ABC transporter ATP-binding protein; amino-acid sequence: MSEPILEVKHLKKYFPIRGLLRTEGYVKAVDDVSFTISRGETFGLVGESGCGKTTTGRTILRLIEPTDGQILFQGRDVTKLKGDEMKWFRRKAQIMFQDPYSSLNPRQTVFEIIMEPVRFHGIEVDDPEEFVVRLLESVGLNEMHLYRYPHEFSGGQRQRIALARLMALKPEFIVLDEPTSALDVSVQANILNTMKDLQRKFGFTYLFISHDLGVVRYMSHRIGVMYLGKLVEVGPSRKVFENPLHPYTRFLLSALPVPDPELARELKKKRMKVEGEPPSPINPPKGCRFHPRCPYAKKGLCDEKEPPLIEVEKDHYVACWLYGKA